Proteins encoded by one window of Azospirillum brasilense:
- a CDS encoding autotransporter assembly complex protein TamA, which produces MTRRVSASRLAIILLSSALVAVPGDPSRAQDPAPDAAPPPAEQDNSGQDDPTPDAPGPQIPYEVEFTGLDDDDLRTLLRDSSSLVSLKDDPPPSVLGLERRADNDRDRLQTALRSAGFYDAVLDIRVDAARTPAKVTVAVTPGTPYRFKTITIASTDGAPLPGGDVTPGDIGLPVGERARAPQVVDAQSALLRRMTDRGHPFATVAERRVVVDHDDHSMDVTFSVDPGPLVMFGDTKIDGLASVDEGLIRGRLPWKQGDIYSPAKVDRARQQIAQLDVFDTVRVRLAEEPGPGGVTPVDVTLAEKLHRFIGASAFYSSEDGVGGSAYWGHRNLFGGAERLRLGVEVGRIGGDNGAAQGPRGSLDLPDIRLSANFRKPDFLAPRQSLILDFQVASEQPPAYDRVATIGSASLERQVTDQLKVSYGVSGERGRVRSNLREYQTGFIGVPLGIAWDGSDNLLNPSKGYRASLLATPWFPFTGDSDSMFTSFQINASAYRDLSDDGRYVAAARIGVGSTVGASLDQVPPDHRFYAGGGGSVRGYGFQKAGPRDIYGDPTGGRSLFEAGLELRVKVTETIGIVPFVDAGTVFDSAFPDFKEPLKVGAGIGARYYTDFGPLRADVAFPLNADSGDAKWQLYLSLGQAF; this is translated from the coding sequence ATGACCCGCCGCGTTTCCGCTTCCCGCCTCGCCATCATCCTCCTGTCCAGCGCGCTCGTCGCCGTGCCGGGCGACCCGTCGCGCGCGCAGGACCCCGCGCCGGACGCCGCGCCGCCTCCCGCGGAGCAGGACAATTCCGGGCAGGATGACCCCACCCCCGACGCCCCCGGCCCGCAGATCCCCTACGAGGTGGAGTTCACCGGGCTGGACGACGACGACCTGCGCACCCTGCTGCGCGACAGCTCCTCGCTGGTCAGCCTGAAGGACGATCCGCCGCCGTCGGTGTTGGGGCTGGAGCGGCGGGCCGACAACGACCGGGACCGCCTGCAGACCGCGCTGCGCTCCGCCGGATTCTACGACGCCGTGCTCGACATCCGGGTGGACGCGGCCCGGACTCCGGCCAAGGTGACCGTCGCGGTGACGCCGGGCACCCCCTACCGCTTCAAGACCATCACCATCGCCTCCACCGACGGCGCGCCGCTGCCGGGCGGCGACGTGACGCCCGGCGACATCGGACTGCCGGTGGGGGAGCGGGCGCGGGCGCCGCAGGTGGTGGACGCCCAGTCCGCGCTGCTGCGCCGGATGACCGACCGCGGCCACCCCTTCGCCACCGTCGCCGAGCGGCGGGTGGTGGTCGACCACGACGACCACAGCATGGACGTCACCTTTTCGGTCGACCCCGGCCCGCTGGTGATGTTCGGCGACACCAAGATCGACGGGCTGGCCAGCGTCGACGAGGGGCTGATCCGCGGGCGCCTGCCCTGGAAGCAGGGCGACATCTACAGCCCGGCCAAGGTCGACCGGGCGCGCCAGCAGATCGCCCAGCTCGACGTGTTCGACACGGTGCGGGTGCGGCTGGCCGAGGAGCCGGGACCGGGCGGCGTCACGCCGGTGGACGTGACTCTGGCCGAGAAGCTGCACCGCTTCATCGGGGCCAGCGCCTTCTATTCGTCGGAGGACGGGGTGGGCGGTTCGGCCTACTGGGGCCACCGCAACCTGTTCGGCGGGGCGGAGCGGCTGCGGCTGGGCGTCGAAGTCGGGCGAATCGGCGGCGACAACGGCGCCGCTCAGGGGCCGCGCGGCAGCCTGGACCTGCCGGACATCCGGCTGTCCGCCAACTTCCGCAAGCCCGACTTCCTGGCGCCGCGGCAGTCCCTGATCCTGGATTTCCAGGTCGCGTCGGAGCAGCCGCCGGCTTACGACCGGGTCGCCACCATCGGCTCCGCCTCGCTGGAGCGGCAGGTGACCGACCAGCTCAAGGTCTCCTACGGCGTGTCGGGGGAGCGCGGGCGGGTGCGTTCCAATCTGCGGGAGTATCAGACCGGCTTCATCGGCGTGCCGCTGGGCATCGCCTGGGACGGCTCGGACAATCTGCTGAACCCGTCCAAGGGCTACCGCGCCTCGCTGCTCGCCACCCCCTGGTTCCCCTTCACCGGGGACAGCGATTCGATGTTCACCAGCTTCCAGATCAACGCGTCGGCCTACCGCGATCTGTCCGACGACGGGCGCTACGTCGCGGCGGCGCGCATCGGCGTCGGCAGCACGGTGGGAGCGTCGCTGGACCAGGTTCCGCCGGATCACCGCTTCTATGCGGGCGGCGGCGGGTCGGTGCGCGGCTACGGCTTCCAGAAGGCCGGACCACGCGATATCTACGGCGATCCGACCGGCGGGCGGTCGCTGTTCGAGGCCGGGCTGGAACTGCGCGTCAAGGTGACGGAGACCATCGGCATCGTGCCCTTCGTCGACGCCGGCACCGTCTTCGACAGCGCCTTCCCGGACTTCAAGGAGCCGCTGAAGGTCGGTGCCGGCATCGGCGCCCGCTACTACACCGACTTCGGACCGCTGCGCGCGGACGTCGCCTTCCCGCTGAACGCCGATTCCGGCGATGCGAAGTGGCAGCTCTATCTCAGTCTGGGTCAGGCCTTCTGA
- the typA gene encoding translational GTPase TypA has translation MNLRNVAIIAHVDHGKTTLVDQLLKQAGSFRENQQVAERAMDSNDLERERGITILAKCTSVLWNDLRINIVDTPGHADFGGEVERILSMVDGVVLLCDAAEGPLPQTKFVLGKALKLGLRPIVVINKVDRPDGRPHEVHDEVFDLFASLDASNEQLDFPTLFASGRNGWATTDLENGARETLTPLFELIRDHVPPPKVEEDLPFAMLATTLEANPYLGRILTGRIQTGSVKVNMAIKSLSRDGKLIENARISKVLAFRGLERVPVDEAHAGDIVALAGLTTTTVADTICAPDVAEPLAAQPIDPPTLAMTFSVNDSPLAGREGDKVTSRMIRDRLMREAEGNVALRVSDTEGGDAFEVAGRGELQLGILIETMRREGYELAISRPRVLFKTDPLNGQRLEPIEEVVVDVDEEFSGTVVQKMAERKADLIEMRPSGGNKTRIVFHAPSRGLIGYQGEFLTDTRGTGIMNRLFHGYAPYKGTIAGRRTGVLISNADGTAVAYALWNLEDRGPMLIDPGVPVYQGMIIGEHTRGNDLEVNVIKGKQLTNIRTTSKDEAVRLTPPIQMTLERALSYIGDDELVEVTPKSIRLRKRYLDPNERKRHARAAEAS, from the coding sequence ATGAATCTTCGTAACGTCGCCATCATCGCGCACGTCGACCACGGCAAGACGACCCTGGTCGATCAGCTCCTCAAGCAGGCCGGTTCGTTCCGCGAGAACCAGCAGGTCGCCGAACGCGCCATGGACTCCAACGACCTGGAGCGCGAGCGCGGCATCACCATCCTGGCCAAGTGCACGTCGGTCCTGTGGAACGACCTGCGCATCAACATCGTGGACACCCCCGGCCACGCCGATTTCGGCGGCGAGGTCGAGCGCATCCTCTCCATGGTGGACGGCGTGGTCCTGCTCTGCGACGCCGCCGAAGGGCCGCTGCCGCAGACCAAGTTCGTGCTGGGCAAGGCGCTGAAGCTGGGCCTGCGCCCGATCGTCGTCATTAATAAGGTGGACCGTCCCGACGGCCGTCCGCACGAGGTGCATGACGAGGTGTTCGACCTCTTCGCCTCGCTCGACGCCTCGAACGAGCAGCTCGACTTCCCCACCCTGTTCGCCTCGGGCCGCAATGGCTGGGCGACCACGGACCTGGAGAACGGCGCCCGCGAGACGCTGACCCCGCTGTTCGAGCTGATCCGCGACCACGTCCCGCCGCCCAAGGTGGAAGAGGACCTGCCCTTCGCCATGCTGGCGACCACGCTGGAGGCGAACCCCTATCTGGGCCGCATCCTGACCGGCCGCATCCAGACCGGCAGCGTCAAGGTCAACATGGCCATCAAGTCGCTGAGCCGCGACGGCAAGCTGATCGAGAACGCCCGCATCAGCAAGGTGCTGGCCTTCCGCGGCCTTGAGCGCGTTCCGGTGGACGAGGCGCACGCCGGCGACATCGTCGCCCTGGCCGGCCTGACCACCACCACCGTGGCCGACACCATCTGCGCGCCGGATGTGGCCGAGCCGCTGGCCGCCCAGCCGATCGACCCGCCCACCCTGGCGATGACCTTCTCGGTCAACGACAGCCCGCTGGCCGGCCGCGAGGGCGACAAGGTCACCAGCCGCATGATCCGCGACCGCCTGATGCGCGAGGCCGAAGGCAACGTCGCCCTGCGCGTCAGCGACACCGAGGGCGGCGACGCCTTCGAGGTGGCCGGCCGCGGCGAACTGCAGCTCGGCATCCTCATCGAGACGATGCGCCGTGAGGGCTACGAGCTCGCCATCAGCCGTCCGCGCGTGCTGTTCAAGACCGACCCGCTGAACGGCCAGCGCCTGGAGCCGATCGAGGAAGTCGTCGTCGACGTGGACGAGGAGTTCTCCGGCACCGTCGTGCAGAAGATGGCGGAGCGCAAGGCCGACCTCATCGAGATGCGCCCGTCGGGCGGCAACAAGACCCGCATCGTCTTCCACGCCCCGTCGCGCGGCCTGATCGGTTACCAGGGTGAGTTCCTGACCGACACCCGCGGCACCGGCATCATGAACCGGCTGTTCCACGGCTACGCGCCCTACAAGGGCACGATCGCCGGCCGGCGCACCGGCGTGCTGATCTCCAACGCCGACGGCACCGCGGTCGCCTACGCGCTGTGGAACCTGGAGGATCGCGGCCCGATGCTGATCGATCCGGGCGTTCCGGTCTATCAGGGCATGATCATCGGTGAGCACACCCGCGGCAACGACCTCGAGGTCAACGTCATCAAGGGCAAGCAGCTCACCAACATCCGCACCACCAGCAAGGACGAGGCGGTCCGCCTGACCCCGCCGATCCAGATGACGCTGGAGCGCGCCCTGTCCTACATCGGTGACGACGAGCTGGTGGAGGTGACGCCGAAGTCCATCCGCCTGCGCAAGCGCTACCTCGACCCGAACGAGCGCAAGCGCCACGCCCGTGCGGCGGAAGCCAGCTGA
- a CDS encoding OsmC family protein, giving the protein MSGREHQYGTTVTWTGNQGSGTSGYKAYSRDLEIAAPGKPPIPGSSDPAFRGDPARYNPEDMLVASLSACHMLWYLHLCAVNGVTVTAYTDGATGTMAEEAHGGGRFTDVVLRPQVTLAPGSDSAKALSLHHEAHEKCFIANSVNFPVRVEARIAAE; this is encoded by the coding sequence ATGTCAGGGCGCGAACACCAGTACGGCACGACGGTCACCTGGACCGGGAACCAGGGAAGCGGCACCTCGGGCTACAAGGCCTACAGCCGCGATCTCGAGATCGCCGCCCCCGGCAAGCCGCCGATCCCCGGATCGTCCGACCCGGCCTTCCGCGGCGATCCCGCCCGCTACAACCCCGAGGACATGCTCGTGGCCTCGCTCTCGGCTTGCCACATGCTGTGGTACCTGCATCTGTGCGCGGTCAACGGCGTCACCGTGACCGCCTACACGGACGGCGCAACCGGCACGATGGCCGAGGAAGCCCACGGTGGCGGGCGCTTCACCGACGTCGTCCTGCGCCCCCAGGTCACGCTCGCACCCGGCAGCGATTCCGCCAAGGCCCTGTCCCTGCACCACGAGGCCCACGAGAAATGTTTCATTGCCAATTCGGTGAATTTCCCGGTGCGGGTCGAGGCTCGGATCGCCGCCGAATGA
- a CDS encoding CsbD family protein, producing the protein MNTDRITGAGKELKGEVKKQAGDLTGNRDLKDEGRADKAEGKLDKVVGKVKDILKGDK; encoded by the coding sequence ATGAACACCGATCGCATCACCGGTGCCGGCAAGGAGCTGAAGGGCGAAGTCAAGAAGCAGGCCGGCGACCTGACCGGCAACCGGGATCTGAAGGACGAGGGCCGCGCCGACAAGGCCGAGGGCAAGCTGGACAAGGTCGTCGGCAAGGTGAAGGACATCCTCAAAGGCGACAAGTGA
- a CDS encoding HIT family protein has product MFHLHDRLQADTALIAEWPLCRVLLMDNRVWPWLILVPARHGLTEIHQLSREDQHRLMDEIALASRTLETLFAPDKINVGALGNLVPQLHIHVIARSKKDPAWPGPVWGSGFAERYSPEERDSLIRKIGEELGQK; this is encoded by the coding sequence ATGTTCCATCTGCACGACCGTTTGCAGGCCGATACCGCCCTGATCGCCGAATGGCCGCTGTGCCGCGTCCTGCTGATGGACAACCGGGTGTGGCCGTGGCTGATCCTGGTTCCTGCCCGGCATGGCCTGACGGAGATCCACCAGCTGTCCCGAGAGGACCAGCACCGTCTGATGGACGAGATCGCCCTGGCCTCGCGCACGCTGGAGACTCTGTTCGCTCCGGACAAGATCAACGTCGGGGCCTTGGGCAATCTGGTCCCGCAGCTTCATATCCACGTCATCGCCCGCTCCAAGAAGGACCCGGCGTGGCCGGGGCCGGTGTGGGGGTCGGGCTTCGCGGAGCGCTACAGCCCGGAGGAGCGGGACAGCCTTATCCGAAAGATCGGCGAGGAGTTGGGCCAAAAGTGA
- a CDS encoding glycosyltransferase family 2 protein, whose amino-acid sequence MRKSAIAALLLVILGNIGVWALWNRPVAERSWGGAISGVGYTPFHPDKSPSKGDKASAEDIEKDMKALEGSVKGVRIYSTTDGSEQTAPIARKYGIPITAGAWIAGKPEIDEPEINGLIKLARDNNNVRRVLVGNEAILRADVTVPQAIEYIKRVKKKVNVPVSTAEPWHVWLEHPELADAVDFLAVHLLPYWEGVPADQSVDYAMFRYNELKTKFPNKHILISEIGWPADGPWRRGAEASQVNQAKFIRTFLNVAAQNKLDYFIMEAFDQPWKREIEGTAGTSWGLWDAWRKPKFPMIGEVTELRNWPLLCGISIAVGFLPLVFFLWRRGGDLKFGGQVFYGAMIQGVSSVLVFTFTAASVAGLATTTEIAWGILVFCQLVLLAVMLIDGLELTEVVWQDRFKRKFQPCSAAPLPNAPKVSIHVPCYNEPPHMVMETLDALARLDYPNYEVLLLDNNTKDPAVWRPVEEYCRKLGPKFRFFHLDNWPGFKAGALNFGLAQTAPDAQHIAVIDSDYQVHPDWLKATIPHFDRPEVGFVQSPQDYRDWSHDLFQRMINWEYAGFFHIGMIQRNERNAIIQHGTMTIIRKSALEEVGRWGEWCITEDADLGLRLFEHKYEAVYMPESYGKGLVPDSFSAYKTQRFRWAYGAVQILKHHWRDLLPGGPRLTAGQKYHFITGWLPWFADAAHMIFGIAGIIWSLGLLAFPKYFEFPPSVFMIPTLSVFAFKVGASLWLYEARVKCGFWDKVGAAIAGMALTHTVGRAMWLGMFTSGRPFVRTPKCENQPALMQAFLMAREEIALLLGLWGAALAIVLVFGHENRDAFMWSGLLVVQSLPYLSAFITALINAFPNIGLGKQRPQPTETAGAGAD is encoded by the coding sequence ATGCGCAAGTCGGCGATCGCGGCTCTTCTTCTCGTGATCCTGGGCAACATCGGAGTCTGGGCGCTGTGGAACCGCCCGGTCGCCGAACGGTCCTGGGGCGGCGCCATCAGCGGCGTCGGCTATACGCCCTTCCACCCGGACAAGAGCCCGTCGAAGGGCGACAAAGCCTCGGCGGAGGACATCGAGAAGGACATGAAGGCCCTGGAGGGGTCGGTCAAGGGCGTGCGCATCTACTCCACCACCGACGGGTCGGAGCAGACGGCACCCATCGCCCGCAAGTACGGGATTCCGATCACCGCGGGCGCCTGGATCGCCGGCAAGCCGGAAATCGACGAGCCGGAGATCAACGGCCTGATCAAGCTGGCGCGCGACAACAACAACGTCCGCCGCGTCCTGGTCGGCAACGAGGCGATCCTGCGCGCCGACGTCACCGTCCCGCAGGCCATCGAATACATCAAGCGCGTGAAGAAGAAGGTCAACGTCCCGGTCTCCACCGCGGAGCCGTGGCACGTCTGGCTGGAGCATCCGGAACTGGCCGACGCGGTGGACTTCCTGGCCGTCCACCTGCTGCCCTACTGGGAAGGCGTGCCCGCCGACCAGTCGGTCGACTACGCCATGTTCCGCTACAACGAGTTGAAGACCAAGTTCCCGAACAAGCACATCCTGATCTCGGAGATCGGCTGGCCGGCGGACGGCCCGTGGCGCCGCGGCGCCGAGGCGAGCCAGGTCAACCAAGCCAAGTTCATCCGCACCTTCCTGAACGTCGCGGCACAGAACAAGCTCGACTACTTCATCATGGAGGCCTTCGACCAGCCCTGGAAGCGGGAGATCGAAGGCACCGCCGGCACCAGCTGGGGCCTGTGGGACGCGTGGCGCAAGCCGAAGTTCCCGATGATCGGCGAGGTGACGGAGCTGCGGAACTGGCCGCTGCTCTGCGGCATCTCCATCGCGGTGGGCTTCCTGCCGCTCGTCTTCTTCCTGTGGCGCCGCGGCGGCGACCTGAAGTTCGGCGGGCAGGTCTTCTACGGCGCGATGATCCAGGGCGTGTCGTCGGTGCTGGTCTTCACCTTCACCGCGGCCAGCGTCGCCGGCCTCGCCACCACCACGGAAATCGCCTGGGGCATCCTGGTCTTCTGCCAGCTCGTCCTGCTCGCCGTCATGCTGATCGACGGGCTTGAGCTGACCGAGGTCGTCTGGCAGGACCGCTTCAAGCGCAAATTCCAGCCCTGCTCGGCCGCCCCCCTGCCCAACGCGCCGAAGGTGTCCATCCATGTGCCCTGCTACAACGAGCCGCCGCACATGGTCATGGAGACGCTGGACGCGCTGGCCCGGCTGGACTACCCGAACTACGAGGTCCTGCTGCTCGACAACAACACCAAGGACCCGGCGGTATGGCGCCCGGTCGAGGAGTACTGTCGCAAGCTCGGGCCGAAGTTCCGCTTCTTCCACCTGGACAACTGGCCGGGCTTCAAGGCCGGCGCGCTGAACTTCGGCCTCGCCCAGACGGCGCCGGACGCCCAGCACATCGCCGTCATCGACAGCGACTATCAGGTCCATCCCGACTGGCTGAAGGCGACCATCCCCCATTTCGACCGGCCGGAGGTCGGCTTCGTCCAGTCGCCGCAGGACTACCGGGACTGGAGCCACGACCTGTTCCAGCGGATGATCAACTGGGAGTACGCCGGCTTCTTCCACATCGGCATGATCCAGCGCAATGAGCGCAACGCGATCATCCAGCACGGCACGATGACCATCATCCGCAAGTCGGCGCTGGAAGAGGTCGGCCGCTGGGGCGAGTGGTGCATCACCGAGGACGCCGACCTCGGCCTGCGCCTGTTCGAGCACAAGTACGAGGCCGTCTACATGCCGGAGAGCTACGGCAAGGGACTCGTCCCCGACAGCTTCTCCGCCTACAAGACGCAGCGCTTCCGCTGGGCCTACGGCGCCGTGCAGATCCTCAAGCACCACTGGCGCGACCTGCTGCCGGGCGGTCCGCGCCTGACCGCCGGGCAGAAGTACCACTTCATCACCGGCTGGCTGCCCTGGTTCGCCGACGCCGCCCACATGATCTTCGGCATCGCCGGCATCATCTGGTCGCTCGGCCTGCTCGCCTTCCCGAAATATTTCGAGTTCCCGCCCAGCGTCTTCATGATCCCGACGCTCAGCGTCTTCGCCTTCAAGGTCGGCGCCTCGCTCTGGCTGTACGAGGCGCGGGTGAAGTGCGGCTTCTGGGACAAGGTAGGCGCGGCCATCGCCGGCATGGCGCTGACCCACACGGTGGGCCGCGCCATGTGGCTGGGCATGTTCACCTCCGGCCGCCCCTTCGTGCGCACGCCGAAATGCGAGAACCAGCCGGCGCTGATGCAGGCCTTCCTGATGGCGCGGGAGGAGATCGCGCTGCTGCTGGGCCTGTGGGGCGCCGCCCTGGCCATCGTGCTGGTGTTCGGTCACGAGAACCGCGACGCCTTCATGTGGTCGGGCCTGCTGGTCGTGCAGTCCCTGCCCTACCTGTCGGCCTTCATCACCGCGCTGATCAACGCCTTCCCGAACATCGGGCTGGGCAAGCAGCGCCCGCAGCCCACGGAAACCGCCGGGGCCGGGGCGGACTGA
- a CDS encoding Crp/Fnr family transcriptional regulator, with translation MSLTDEEKNFLNELERNVTRHGSRSDLLQQGERYGCVRVMRKGWAIRHKALPDGRRQVVNFVLPGDIIGFYCNLFETADHGVTTLTPAEVANFQPERIIELFKLFPRLAAALAWSGAKEEAIIAERLLSVGRRTALERTAHLIVELLRRLSIVGLVEEGRFTLPVTQEILADALGLSIVHINRTLRRLRDIGLIDLAGQQITVHDVKQLASVGQFDELYLHLIQAPKQLEHALDAKSDRKRAGD, from the coding sequence ATGAGCTTGACAGATGAGGAGAAGAACTTCCTCAACGAATTGGAGCGCAATGTTACCCGGCACGGCTCGCGATCCGATCTTCTGCAGCAGGGCGAACGCTACGGTTGCGTGCGCGTGATGCGCAAAGGCTGGGCGATCCGTCACAAGGCGCTTCCCGATGGGCGCCGGCAGGTCGTGAATTTTGTCCTGCCAGGAGACATCATCGGCTTTTACTGCAACCTGTTCGAGACGGCGGACCATGGTGTCACCACCCTGACCCCGGCGGAGGTCGCCAACTTCCAGCCGGAACGCATCATCGAACTGTTCAAGCTCTTCCCCCGTCTGGCCGCCGCCCTTGCCTGGTCGGGCGCCAAGGAGGAAGCGATCATCGCCGAACGCCTGCTCAGCGTCGGGCGCCGCACAGCGCTGGAGCGCACCGCCCATCTGATCGTGGAACTGCTGCGGCGGCTGAGCATCGTCGGGCTGGTCGAGGAGGGGCGCTTCACCCTGCCGGTCACCCAGGAGATTCTGGCCGACGCGCTGGGGCTCAGCATCGTCCACATCAACCGGACACTCCGCCGGCTGCGCGACATCGGGCTGATCGACTTGGCCGGCCAGCAGATCACCGTGCACGACGTGAAGCAGCTCGCCTCCGTCGGCCAGTTCGACGAGCTGTACCTGCACCTGATCCAGGCGCCCAAACAGCTGGAGCACGCGCTGGACGCCAAGTCCGACCGCAAGCGCGCGGGGGACTGA
- a CDS encoding response regulator translates to MTDAPLAGRSTSSGTLTVALMEDDMVLCLCMETLFEDWGMLLVSAPTPAALLDALNGGALPDILVADYHLGRHGKAPESVRTVLTDLGPDLPVIITTGDESAATKAEIRDAGWHFLPKPYDPESLRALILTVLGRTN, encoded by the coding sequence ATGACCGACGCCCCCCTCGCCGGCCGTTCCACAAGCTCCGGCACACTGACGGTCGCCCTCATGGAGGACGACATGGTGCTGTGCCTGTGCATGGAAACCCTGTTCGAGGATTGGGGCATGCTGCTGGTCAGCGCTCCGACCCCCGCCGCTCTCCTTGACGCGCTGAACGGCGGGGCACTCCCCGACATCCTGGTCGCCGACTATCATCTCGGGCGGCACGGCAAGGCTCCGGAATCGGTGCGGACGGTGCTCACGGACCTTGGCCCCGACCTTCCCGTCATCATCACCACCGGTGACGAATCCGCGGCCACCAAGGCGGAGATCCGCGATGCCGGCTGGCATTTCCTCCCCAAGCCCTACGATCCCGAATCGCTGCGCGCCCTGATCCTCACCGTCCT